In the genome of Triticum urartu cultivar G1812 chromosome 5, Tu2.1, whole genome shotgun sequence, one region contains:
- the LOC125555874 gene encoding uncharacterized protein LOC125555874, which translates to MGLLSAKPAWSGTTMGGDSSVVIILSTLQSSSPTRAESVGSSWSTTDAPELVFKGDGQGDVIQQEETRLVPPREGLDAKAERVPADEGFDDYDPAFPDQSTYNNAGSAVVSASRVDDGKGEDGSDDEREVSSQPPKWRRKFE; encoded by the exons ATGGGTCTCTTGTCTGCTAAGCCGGCATGGAGCGGCACAACCATGGGCGGTGACAGTTCCGTGGTGATCATCCTCTCCACCCTTCAG TCGTCGTCACCGACCCGCGCCGAATCCGtagggagttcctggagcacaACGGATGCCCCCGAGCTCGTCTTCAAAGGCGACGGACAG GGTGATGTGATCCAGCAAGAAGAGACACGCCTGGTGCCTCCTAGAGAAGGGCTAGATGCGAAAGCTGAGCGAGTTCCAGCAGACGAAGGATTCGATGATTACGATCCAGCATTTCCTGACCAGTCCACGTACAACAATGCTGGCTCTGCCGTGGTATCTGCTTCTAGAGTAGATGATGGCAAGGGAGAGGATGGTTCTGACGATGAGAGGGAGGTTAGCAGCCAGCCACCTAAATGGCGGCGTAAATTTGAATAA
- the LOC125508567 gene encoding phosphatidylinositol 3,4,5-trisphosphate 3-phosphatase and protein-tyrosine-phosphatase PTEN2A-like, translating into MEQQQVKPSLTPSDTPMDNQDSSPLSAVTTADPVPRALSNDSATQAACPNPVAPSSPSAPTSATTQDAAGREAPSSMFSTSGLSSWAKNLKIPQPSSGQESPTGKNTVSRLASGLGLRLSPKDPHQDESAEGSTTPTTAQAGVFGSLTRGIVDSSKNAVKAVQVKARHMVSQNKRRYQEGGFDLDMTYITENIIAMGFPAGDLSSGIFGYFEGFYRNHMEEVIRFFEMHHKGKYKVYNLCSERLYDASLFEGKVACFPFDDHNCPPIQLVISFCQSAYSWLKEDIENVVVIHCKAGKARTGLMISSLLVYLKFFPTAEESIEYYNQKRCVDGKGLILPSQIRYVKYFERILIYFNGENQPPRRCMLRGFRLHRCPYWIRPSITVSNHNGVLFSTKKHPRTKELMPEDFWFSAPRKGIMVFALPGEPGLAEVAGDFKIQFHDRQGDFYCWLNTTMMENRVTLNPTDFDDFDKRKLPSPGFQVEIVLVDYSGSQPPKQKPADGSADKKSDADSSTSSSAKDSNAAPVESKKETGSDDKDDVFSDNEAEDGSSKGRKEVSSSGQGGANGAKASETSVAQQEPSAVASGIEKITISGDQGIARAADAISLKTEASSKSRSTKAQPPAVESSSLSEFKAIAADASVFSFGDEDDYESE; encoded by the exons ATGGAACAACAACAAGTCAAGCCATCTCTCACCCCGTCTGATACTCCTATGGATAACCAGGATTCATCTCCACTTTCTGCCGTTACTACTGCTGATCCTGTTCCACGTGCTCTTTCAAATGATTCCGCGACACAGGCTGCCTGTCCAAATCCTGTTGCCCCTTCATCTCCTTCCGCTCCAACTTCTGCCACCACACAAGATGCTGCAGGACGCGAGGCACCATCATCCATGTTTTCTACATCAGGCTTATCTTCCTGGGCGAAAAATCTGAAAATCCCTCAGCCTTCTTCAGGTCAAGAATCACCAACAGGTAAAAATACCGTTTCCCGTCTCGCTAGTGGCCTTGGATTACGGCTGTCTCCAAAAGATCCACATCAAGATGAGAGTGCTGAAGGCAGCACAACCCCAACTACTGCACAAGCTGGTGTTTTTGGTTCCttgacaagaggcattgtggatTCCTCTAAGAATGCTGTTAAGGCAGTGCAAGTTAAGGCTCGCCACATGGTCTCACAGAATAAGAGACGATATCAG GAAGGAGGATTTGATTTAGACATGACATATATTACAGAGAACATAATTGCTATGGGTTTTCCTGCCGGTGATTTGAGCTCAGGAATTTTCGGATATTTTGAG GGCTTTTATCGCAACCACATGGAGGAAGTCATCAGGTTCTTTGAAATGCATCACAAG GGGAAATATAAGGTGTATAACCTTTGCTCAGAAAGGCTGTACGATGCATCTCTTTTTGAGGGAAAG GTTGCATGctttccttttgatgatcataaTTGTCCTCCGATACAACTTGTCATATCATTTTGCCAAAGTGCATACTCATGGCTGAAGGAAGACATAGAAAATGTGGTGGTTATCCATTGCAAAGCTGGGAAAGCAAGAACAGGGTTGATGATCTCCAGCCTTCTAGTATACCTAAAG TTCTTTCCTACTGCGGAGGAGTCCATTGAATACTACAATCAGAAAAGATGTGTAGATGGAAAAGGGCTTATTCTTCCAAGCCAGATT AGATATGTGAAGTACTTTGAGCGTATCTTAATTTACTTCAATGGTGAAAATCAGCCGCCTCGCAG GTGCATGCTTAGGGGATTTCGCCTTCATAGGTGCCCCTATTGGATCAGGCCATCAATTACTGTGTCCAATCACAATG GTGTTCTTTTTTCTACGAAGAAGCATCCAAGAACGAAAGAACTAATG CCAGAAGATTTCTGGTTTAGTGCACCAAGGAAGGGAATTATGGTTTTCGCGTTGCCTGGGGAGCCTGGATTAGCAGAGGTAGCTGGTGATTTCAAGATTCAGTTTCATGATCGGCAAGGAGATTTCTACTG CTGGCTAAATACAACAATGATGGAGAACAGAGTGACACTGAATCCAACTGATTTTGATGATTTTGACAAG AGAaaattgccgtcaccaggattcCAGGTTGAGATCGTTCTGGTAGATTATAGTGGTTCACAACCACCAAAACAAAAACCAGCTGATGGATCTGCTGATAAGAAGTCTGATGCTGATTCCTCTACGAGCAGCAGTGCCAAAGACAGCAATGCTGCACCTGTAGAGTCCAAGAAAGAAACTGGAAGTGATGATAAGGATGATGTTTTTTCTGACAATGAAGCAGAAGATGGATCATCCAAGGGCAGGAAGGAGGTCTCCAGCAGTGGTCAAGGTGGAGCAAATGGAGCCAAAGCTTCTGAAACAAGTGTTGCACAACAGGAGCCATCAGCTGTTGCCAGCGGAATCGAGAAAATAACCATTTCGGGCGATCAAGGAATTGCAAGGGCAGCTGACGCTATCTCTCTCAAAACTGAAGCTAGCAGCAAGAGCCGCTCCACCAAAGCACAACCCCCTGCTGTGGAATCATCCAGCTTGAGCGAGTTCAAGGCCATCGCCGCAGACGCTTCGGTCTTCTCATTTGgagatgaagatgactatgaaagTGAATAG